One segment of Nostoc flagelliforme CCNUN1 DNA contains the following:
- a CDS encoding energy-coupling factor ABC transporter ATP-binding protein, translating to MAQVGIEVKDLNFSWPNGEKVIKSCSLEVPKGEFWMLLGTNGSGKSTLLRLLAGLLAPESGEIRVLHPVGFVFQNPDHQLVMPTVGADVAFGLVEEKLPPAATRARVEEALGAVNLLTLLRRPIYALSGGQKQRVAIAGAIARRCEVLLLDEPTALLDPDSQLDLVAGVRRLVKSRGITALWVTHRLDELNYCDGAFLLEKGSLVDRGEPQRLKQRLMEVHSEAS from the coding sequence ATGGCTCAAGTGGGCATTGAGGTCAAGGATTTAAATTTCAGTTGGCCTAATGGAGAGAAAGTTATCAAATCTTGCTCTTTAGAAGTACCTAAGGGTGAATTTTGGATGCTCTTAGGTACAAATGGCAGTGGGAAATCAACGTTACTTAGACTGCTGGCGGGGCTATTAGCTCCTGAGTCTGGGGAAATTCGAGTTTTGCATCCCGTTGGTTTTGTCTTCCAAAATCCGGATCATCAACTGGTGATGCCAACGGTTGGTGCTGATGTGGCTTTTGGATTGGTGGAAGAAAAGTTACCACCTGCTGCCACTAGAGCAAGGGTTGAGGAGGCGCTAGGAGCGGTGAATTTGCTTACCCTCCTACGACGCCCTATCTATGCACTCTCTGGGGGACAGAAACAGCGAGTAGCGATCGCTGGTGCGATCGCCCGTCGCTGTGAAGTCTTATTATTAGATGAACCCACTGCCTTACTAGATCCAGATAGTCAGTTGGATTTAGTGGCTGGTGTGCGCCGCCTTGTCAAAAGTCGAGGTATTACAGCTCTGTGGGTGACACATCGATTAGACGAGTTAAATTATTGTGATGGCGCTTTCTTGCTAGAAAAAGGCTCTCTCGTAGATAGGGGTGAACCTCAACGCCTCAAACAACGTCTAATGGAGGTACACAGCGAAGCCTCTTAA
- a CDS encoding NYN domain-containing protein — protein sequence MPRSLLQAVLLVDGYNIIGAWPCLKKTRDSVGLEAARGELVEAMTGYSAFQGYATQIVFDAQYQNSSSNKETITELLSVYYTDFGQTADTYIEKSCASFRHQIAQSLISRVIVATSDRAQQLMIQGYGAEWLSAQQLCGEVEVTVCRMRQKYHTRKQSKSRFLANAIDAKARQRLAELRMGLQ from the coding sequence ATGCCCCGTTCCTTACTGCAAGCCGTTTTGTTAGTAGACGGCTACAATATAATTGGCGCTTGGCCTTGCCTTAAAAAAACGCGTGATAGTGTTGGACTAGAGGCAGCACGGGGTGAACTTGTGGAAGCGATGACTGGTTATAGTGCGTTTCAAGGTTATGCAACTCAAATAGTTTTTGATGCCCAATATCAGAACTCTTCTAGTAATAAAGAAACAATTACTGAGCTTTTATCAGTTTATTACACTGATTTTGGGCAAACAGCAGATACTTATATTGAAAAATCCTGCGCTTCTTTTCGCCACCAAATAGCCCAATCTTTGATTTCTCGTGTGATTGTTGCTACATCAGATCGGGCACAGCAGTTGATGATACAGGGGTATGGGGCTGAATGGTTGTCGGCACAACAACTTTGTGGGGAAGTAGAAGTTACGGTTTGTCGGATGCGGCAGAAGTATCATACGCGCAAACAATCTAAGAGTAGGTTTTTAGCTAATGCCATTGATGCTAAGGCGCGACAGCGTCTAGCTGAATTACGAATGGGATTGCAGTAG